A window of the Phaseolus vulgaris cultivar G19833 chromosome 5, P. vulgaris v2.0, whole genome shotgun sequence genome harbors these coding sequences:
- the LOC137835620 gene encoding NAC domain-containing protein 90-like, producing the protein MADLPPGFRFYPTEEELVAFYLHNQLQGQTHDTSRVIPVIDINGVEPWNLPTLAGERCRGDTEQWFFFSPRQERETRGGRPSRTTASGYWKATGSPCHVYSSDNKVIGMKKTMVFYKGKAPTGRKTKWKMHEYKAIQHSHQSNTTSPELRHEFSLCRVYVISGNFRSFDRRPLEMARAELGADENRGAASTSGQPRAAVVDGSSSSDTSHSGDAHNHEAGAGSSGIHLNASNRVEEPFWEWEELIGHDPYLKHA; encoded by the exons ATGGCTGATCTCCCACCTGGTTTTCGATTCTACCCGACAGAGGAAGAGCTTGTTGCTTTCTATCTGCACAACCAGCTCCAGGGACAAACACACGACACAAGCAGGGTTATTCCAGTCATTGACATCAATGGCGTAGAGCCTTGGAACCTTCCAA CCCTTGCAGGGGAGCGTTGTCGTGGAGACACGGAGCAATGGTTCTTCTTTTCCCCGAGGCAAGAGAGAGAGACGAGAGGAGGTAGACCCAGCAGAACCACCGCAAGTGGGTACTGGAAAGCCACTGGTTCTCCCTGCCACGTTTACTCTTCCGACAACAAAGTCATTGGGATGAAGAAAACCATGGTGTTTTACAAAGGGAAGGCTCCAACTGGAAGGAAAACCAAATGGAAGATGCATGAGTACAAAGCCATTCAACACTCTCATCAATCCAACACAACCTCTCCCGAG TTGAGGCACGAGTTCAGCTTGTGTCGTGTTTATGTTATATCGGGAAACTTTAGATCGTTTGATCGACGACCTCTTGAGATGGCAAGAGCTGAGTTAGGAGCTGATGAGAATAGAGGTGCTGCTTCAACAAGTGGTCAACCGAGAGCAGCGGTGGTGGATGGATCAAGTTCTTCTGATACTTCCCACTCTGGTGATGCTCATAATCATGAAGCTGGAGCAGGGTCAAGTGGCATACATTTGAATGCAAGCAATAGGGTTGAGGAACCATTTTGGGAATGGGAAGAGTTAATTGGACATGACCCTTATCTCAAGCATGCTTAA